One region of Syntrophobacter fumaroxidans MPOB genomic DNA includes:
- a CDS encoding PLDc N-terminal domain-containing protein: MPLNIVALIAILSLPLVPTFWAILDIPKRRFASPRKKAVWFAIVSTFPFIGAMIYIILIRRHTEPIS; encoded by the coding sequence ATGCCTTTGAATATCGTGGCATTGATCGCGATTTTGAGTCTTCCGCTCGTACCCACTTTCTGGGCGATTCTGGATATACCCAAACGCCGCTTTGCAAGCCCCCGGAAAAAGGCCGTGTGGTTCGCGATCGTGTCCACTTTCCCTTTCATCGGAGCCATGATCTATATTATCCTGATTCGCCGTCACACCGAACCCATCTCGTAG
- a CDS encoding PSP1 domain-containing protein, giving the protein MEKVVGIRFRKGGKIYHFDPSEYALKKGDFVMVHTEQGIGLGQVAEGPHGKDPRFHPSEVKKIDRPATTEEIRTHQNNLEVEQDAKNYCLDRIKAHQLAMSLVDVEYFFDGSKIIFYFTADGRVDFRELLKDLVRRLRTRVELRQIGIRNQAKMVGGLGNCGRPLCCATFLKNFHAVSIKMAKEQNLSLNPTKISGACGRLMCCLQYEYDTYRELKKDMPKLGKKVEIPEGRGKVIRQNVMERSVTVLMEDGREIEKQLDPPPKG; this is encoded by the coding sequence ATGGAAAAGGTTGTTGGAATCCGCTTCCGTAAAGGAGGCAAGATATATCATTTCGACCCTTCGGAATATGCTTTGAAAAAGGGCGATTTCGTAATGGTTCACACTGAACAGGGCATCGGGCTGGGACAGGTCGCGGAAGGCCCGCATGGCAAAGATCCCAGGTTTCATCCCTCGGAGGTGAAGAAAATCGACCGCCCTGCAACGACAGAGGAAATCCGGACTCACCAGAACAATCTTGAAGTCGAACAGGACGCCAAGAACTACTGTCTGGATCGCATAAAGGCACACCAACTCGCCATGAGTCTCGTTGACGTCGAATACTTCTTCGACGGCAGCAAAATCATTTTCTATTTTACGGCGGACGGCCGGGTTGATTTCAGGGAGCTGCTTAAAGATCTCGTCAGGCGATTGAGGACCAGGGTGGAACTGCGGCAAATCGGCATCCGCAACCAAGCCAAGATGGTCGGTGGTCTTGGGAATTGCGGCCGCCCGTTGTGCTGCGCCACTTTCCTCAAGAATTTCCACGCGGTTTCCATCAAGATGGCGAAGGAGCAGAACCTCAGCCTGAATCCCACCAAGATTTCTGGTGCCTGCGGAAGATTGATGTGCTGCCTGCAATACGAATACGATACCTACAGGGAACTCAAAAAAGACATGCCGAAACTCGGCAAGAAGGTGGAAATCCCGGAAGGACGCGGGAAGGTGATCCGCCAGAATGTGATGGAGAGATCGGTCACCGTCCTGATGGAGGACGGGCGCGAGATCGAAAAGCAACTAGACCCCCCGCCGAAAGGCTGA
- the metG gene encoding methionine--tRNA ligase, with protein sequence MNRFYITTPIYYVNAEPHIGHAYTTIVADVMNRFHKLMGFGTFFLTGTDEHGDKIVQAAADAGTAPKEYADRISGMFKEAWSKLNISNDHFIRTTDPEHIRVVQHILQQVYDSGDITFSTYRGLYCVGCERFYTERELVDGKCPDHDKEPIEREEANYFFRMSKYQNWLIEHIESNPDFIRPERYRNEVLAFLREPLEDLCISRPKERLAWGITLPFDERYVTYVWFDALINYVSALGYPDGPLFGEFWPVVQHTIAKDILKPHGIYWPTIIKAAGFPVYRHLNVHGYWKINEGKMSKSRGTVVRPLDMIPLYGLDAFRYFLLREMVFGLDANFSEDALVQRLNSDLANDLGNLFSRTLAMTLKYFDGKVPPFGSEPDDMDRDLISRVERTVAEFREELPVFCFHKALMSIWECLNAANKYIDTVGPWGLAKDPSRHGRLETVIRILLELNKTMAVLISPFMPSTSEKMLERLGVVKRSIDLRLAEDGRWGTLVEGTPVSKGDALFPRIDIKEERKPAVPRQPEKRQPSLPLLDLEAFKQVDLRTGVVKHAERVPKSEKLLRLLVDIGEERQVVAGIAQSYSPEELTGKQVVVVANLKPAKLMGIESHGMVLAVRDGDALRLLTTEKPVPAGLRVS encoded by the coding sequence ATGAATCGTTTCTACATCACCACCCCCATCTACTATGTGAATGCCGAACCGCATATCGGACACGCTTACACCACCATTGTGGCGGATGTGATGAATCGTTTCCACAAGCTGATGGGATTCGGGACATTCTTTCTCACCGGCACGGATGAGCACGGCGACAAGATCGTCCAGGCGGCCGCCGATGCCGGTACGGCTCCCAAGGAATATGCCGACCGCATCAGCGGGATGTTCAAGGAAGCCTGGTCGAAGCTCAACATCAGCAACGACCACTTTATCCGCACCACGGACCCGGAACACATCCGGGTGGTTCAGCACATCCTCCAGCAGGTTTACGACTCGGGAGACATCACCTTCAGCACGTACCGGGGCCTATACTGCGTGGGTTGCGAGCGTTTTTACACGGAACGCGAGCTGGTGGACGGCAAATGCCCCGATCACGACAAGGAACCGATCGAGCGGGAGGAAGCGAATTATTTTTTTCGCATGAGCAAGTATCAGAACTGGCTCATCGAGCATATCGAGTCGAACCCGGATTTTATCAGGCCGGAACGGTATCGCAACGAAGTGCTTGCCTTCCTGAGAGAACCCCTCGAGGATCTTTGCATCTCCAGGCCCAAGGAACGGCTCGCCTGGGGGATCACTCTGCCCTTCGACGAGCGTTACGTGACTTACGTCTGGTTCGACGCACTGATCAACTACGTATCCGCTCTCGGATACCCCGACGGACCGCTCTTCGGAGAATTCTGGCCCGTGGTGCAACACACCATCGCCAAGGACATCCTCAAACCTCACGGCATCTACTGGCCGACCATCATCAAGGCGGCGGGCTTCCCGGTTTATCGACACCTCAACGTCCACGGCTACTGGAAGATCAATGAGGGGAAGATGAGCAAGAGCAGGGGGACGGTGGTGCGACCGCTGGATATGATCCCCCTCTACGGGCTCGACGCCTTTCGTTACTTCCTGCTTCGCGAAATGGTGTTCGGCCTCGACGCCAACTTCAGCGAGGACGCCCTGGTGCAGCGTTTGAATTCCGACCTGGCCAACGACCTGGGCAATCTTTTCAGCCGGACGCTGGCCATGACGCTCAAGTATTTCGACGGCAAGGTGCCTCCCTTCGGCTCCGAACCGGACGATATGGACCGGGACCTCATCTCCCGGGTCGAACGGACCGTTGCGGAGTTCCGCGAGGAGCTTCCGGTATTCTGCTTCCACAAGGCTCTGATGTCCATATGGGAATGCCTGAATGCCGCCAACAAGTACATCGATACTGTCGGCCCCTGGGGGCTTGCCAAAGACCCGAGCCGGCACGGCCGCCTCGAGACCGTGATCCGGATTCTGCTCGAACTGAACAAGACCATGGCGGTGCTGATCTCCCCGTTCATGCCGTCCACTTCCGAAAAGATGCTCGAGCGGCTGGGCGTGGTGAAGCGTTCCATCGATTTGAGGCTCGCTGAAGACGGCCGCTGGGGCACCCTGGTCGAGGGGACCCCGGTTTCCAAGGGAGATGCGTTGTTTCCCCGGATCGACATCAAGGAGGAACGAAAACCCGCCGTCCCCCGGCAACCCGAGAAACGGCAGCCGAGCTTGCCCCTCCTGGACCTGGAAGCATTCAAGCAGGTGGATTTGCGCACCGGCGTGGTGAAGCATGCCGAACGAGTCCCAAAATCCGAGAAGCTGCTGCGGTTGTTGGTGGATATCGGTGAAGAGCGGCAGGTGGTCGCCGGAATCGCCCAGAGCTATTCGCCGGAGGAGCTCACGGGCAAACAGGTCGTCGTGGTGGCAAATTTGAAACCTGCCAAGCTGATGGGTATCGAGTCCCACGGAATGGTCCTGGCCGTCAGGGATGGCGATGCGCTGCGCCTTCTCACCACGGAAAAACCTGTCCCGGCCGGCTTGAGAGTCTCTTGA
- the coaE gene encoding dephospho-CoA kinase (Dephospho-CoA kinase (CoaE) performs the final step in coenzyme A biosynthesis.) has product MNAKRIALTGGIASGKSTVARMFADRGALILDADVAAREAVEPGSECWQRLREWLAPAFFDAEGRLDRRRLRDLIIRDPQCLVRLNAILHPFIFARMESQWRREIEARTRRVVIFDIPLLFESHAADRFDIVILVHVPPEIQIGRLMKRDGLTRAEAEKTLEIQLPIDSKIPLSQIVIDNSLDLDHTSRQVLDAWNRIAS; this is encoded by the coding sequence GTGAATGCGAAGAGGATCGCCCTGACGGGGGGAATTGCCTCGGGCAAGAGTACCGTTGCCCGAATGTTCGCCGACCGTGGAGCGCTCATCCTCGATGCGGATGTGGCGGCTCGCGAGGCGGTCGAGCCCGGGTCGGAGTGCTGGCAGCGGTTGCGTGAGTGGCTCGCACCCGCTTTTTTCGATGCGGAAGGACGCCTCGATCGGCGCAGACTGCGGGATCTGATTATCCGCGATCCGCAGTGCCTCGTGCGTTTGAATGCAATCCTGCACCCTTTTATTTTCGCCCGTATGGAATCCCAATGGCGCCGGGAGATTGAGGCTCGCACGAGGCGTGTGGTGATCTTCGATATTCCGCTGTTGTTCGAATCACATGCCGCGGACCGCTTCGATATTGTCATTCTGGTTCATGTGCCTCCCGAAATTCAAATCGGGAGGCTCATGAAGCGCGACGGTCTGACCCGCGCCGAAGCCGAAAAAACCCTCGAAATCCAGCTTCCCATCGATTCAAAGATACCCTTGTCGCAGATCGTCATCGACAACAGTCTCGACCTCGACCATACGTCGCGCCAGGTCCTGGATGCCTGGAACAGAATTGCGTCCTGA
- a CDS encoding 3'-5' exoribonuclease YhaM family protein yields the protein MSKTFIADIQPNQDIAAAFVVSEKQLRTTRSGTAFLTLRLVDRTGEITGRVWDNAAELAAVIPLKGAVFLRGRSETYRDEMQLNIQEARPLKPEAVDPADFLPVCPTDRDVLFEKLSGRISEVEDRPCKQLLKAIFKDRVLLSRFKSAPAAKSMHHAYLGGLLEHTLSVVELVLRICRLYPFLDRDLLVAGAILHDIGKTDEYVYDLAIDYSHSGRLLGHMVLGVQIVDEKLRLLKDFPEEKAWLIKHMILSHHGEAEFGAAKLPMTREAFVLHHADDLDAKMNNLTRILSEPKMGNEVWTAYQPLFERFFYRGLPKEQAETPPLEGEETEDERGVQLNLWNPEKPKK from the coding sequence GTGTCGAAGACCTTTATCGCCGACATTCAGCCCAACCAGGATATCGCGGCGGCTTTCGTCGTGAGCGAGAAGCAGCTGCGGACCACCCGCTCCGGAACGGCGTTCCTCACGCTTCGGCTTGTCGACAGGACGGGAGAGATCACCGGCCGTGTCTGGGACAACGCGGCGGAGCTTGCCGCCGTCATCCCTCTCAAGGGAGCGGTGTTCCTGCGCGGTCGCAGCGAGACGTATCGGGACGAAATGCAGTTGAACATCCAGGAAGCTCGTCCACTGAAACCGGAAGCCGTCGACCCGGCGGATTTCCTCCCGGTGTGCCCGACGGACCGGGATGTTCTGTTCGAGAAACTGAGCGGGCGCATATCGGAGGTTGAAGACCGGCCCTGCAAACAGCTGCTCAAAGCCATCTTCAAGGATCGGGTTCTGCTGTCCCGGTTCAAGTCGGCACCGGCGGCCAAATCGATGCACCATGCCTATCTCGGGGGGTTGCTCGAACATACGCTTTCCGTCGTGGAACTCGTTCTCCGCATCTGCCGGCTGTACCCGTTTCTCGACCGGGACCTGCTCGTGGCCGGCGCCATATTGCACGACATCGGGAAGACCGATGAGTACGTTTACGACCTCGCCATCGACTATTCCCACTCCGGCCGTTTGCTGGGCCACATGGTTCTCGGCGTCCAGATCGTGGATGAGAAACTTCGTCTTTTGAAGGACTTTCCCGAGGAAAAAGCCTGGCTGATCAAGCACATGATTCTCAGCCACCACGGCGAGGCGGAATTCGGTGCCGCGAAGCTCCCCATGACGAGGGAGGCCTTCGTCCTTCACCACGCCGACGATCTGGACGCGAAGATGAACAACCTGACCCGGATCCTGTCGGAGCCCAAAATGGGGAACGAGGTGTGGACCGCCTACCAACCGCTGTTCGAACGATTCTTCTACCGTGGCCTGCCCAAAGAGCAGGCGGAAACCCCGCCCCTCGAAGGGGAAGAGACTGAAGATGAACGAGGGGTTCAGCTGAATCTCTGGAACCCGGAAAAACCGAAGAAGTAA
- a CDS encoding glycosyltransferase codes for MKDKAQKRELFDSQAARRDHWKQKNQYYYKELESFLSFLIPSDASVLEIGCGTGDLLARLNPPWGHGIDFSPAMIEVARRKYPPDRFENLAFSVDDIEDLKHRDTYDHIIMSDVLGDLTDVWAAFRNMRTVCHPGSRVIITYFNPLWEPVLRLGERLGMKIPQDYQNWLSLNDIHNLLDLNGFEVIKKGQLLLLPKQVPFLSTFLNRYVAKIPLLCRLPLVVYLIARPVVPERTPDRRPSVSVIVPCRNEEGNIRPAVERIPEMGSHTEILFVDGLSTDGTVAAIEDAIGEFKGIKDIKLLHQVPPGTGHAGREGKMLKLGKGDAVRKGFAAASGDILMILDADLTVPPEDLPKFYLALTEGVGEFINGTRLIYPMEEQAMRFLNKLGNKFFSLAFTWLLDQRIRDTLCGTKVLFKKDYQKIANGRSFFGDFDPFGDFDLLFGAAKLNLKIVEVPIRYRRRTYGDIKIERFKHGLILLKMSGVAMRKLKLR; via the coding sequence ATGAAAGACAAGGCTCAGAAGCGAGAACTTTTCGACTCCCAGGCAGCGCGGCGAGACCATTGGAAGCAGAAAAACCAATATTATTACAAGGAATTGGAATCATTCCTCTCCTTCCTTATCCCGAGCGATGCATCGGTCCTCGAAATAGGATGCGGCACCGGCGACCTGCTGGCGCGGCTGAATCCTCCGTGGGGGCATGGCATCGACTTTTCTCCCGCGATGATCGAAGTCGCCAGGAGGAAGTATCCGCCCGACCGGTTCGAGAATCTGGCCTTTTCGGTCGATGATATCGAGGACTTGAAACACCGGGACACGTACGACCATATCATCATGTCCGATGTGCTCGGGGATTTGACGGACGTGTGGGCCGCTTTCAGGAACATGCGAACGGTATGCCATCCGGGCAGCCGGGTCATCATCACGTACTTCAATCCCTTGTGGGAGCCCGTGCTGCGACTGGGTGAACGCCTGGGAATGAAAATACCCCAGGATTATCAAAACTGGCTGTCGCTGAACGATATTCACAATCTCCTGGATTTGAACGGCTTCGAAGTCATCAAGAAGGGGCAGCTGCTTCTCCTGCCCAAACAGGTCCCGTTTCTTTCAACCTTTCTGAACCGTTACGTCGCCAAGATTCCGTTGCTGTGCAGGTTGCCCCTGGTCGTGTACCTCATTGCCCGGCCGGTGGTTCCCGAACGGACTCCGGACCGCAGGCCGTCCGTTTCGGTCATCGTCCCGTGCCGCAATGAGGAAGGGAACATCCGGCCGGCGGTGGAACGCATTCCCGAGATGGGAAGTCATACGGAAATCCTTTTCGTGGATGGGCTGTCCACGGATGGAACCGTGGCCGCCATCGAAGATGCCATAGGGGAATTCAAGGGGATCAAGGACATCAAGCTTCTGCACCAGGTCCCACCCGGCACCGGTCATGCGGGGCGCGAGGGCAAGATGCTCAAACTGGGCAAGGGGGACGCGGTTCGAAAGGGCTTTGCCGCCGCCTCGGGAGACATCCTCATGATCCTCGACGCGGACCTGACCGTCCCGCCCGAGGACCTGCCGAAATTCTACCTGGCCCTCACCGAAGGGGTCGGAGAATTCATCAACGGCACGCGCCTCATCTACCCGATGGAGGAGCAGGCCATGCGCTTCCTGAACAAACTCGGGAACAAGTTCTTCAGCCTGGCGTTCACCTGGCTGCTCGACCAGCGCATCAGAGACACGCTTTGCGGGACAAAGGTCCTCTTCAAGAAGGATTACCAGAAGATTGCCAACGGCAGGAGCTTTTTCGGAGACTTCGATCCGTTCGGGGACTTCGACCTGCTCTTCGGAGCGGCCAAGCTGAACCTCAAGATTGTAGAGGTTCCCATCAGGTACCGACGTCGAACGTACGGGGACATAAAAATCGAGCGGTTCAAGCACGGTTTGATTCTGCTGAAAATGAGCGGCGTGGCGATGCGGAAGTTAAAACTGCGCTGA
- a CDS encoding peptidylprolyl isomerase, with amino-acid sequence MLNLFREHSKSWMIKALLILVAIVFVWWGGATYQSKSDTAVVQIDDEFISERDYYNVYEKMVTRYRTQLGKAWSEKLVEEMNLKGQVLDMLINRYLVSKAARELGLSASTEEVRRRILEYPVFLNDGRFDQLTYERVLRQERLTPEGFEKDIAESIAYERLLNFIKRQVVVTDEEVTADYRTNYGQVQIAYALFDPKSFEDKVTVDEQGAQEYFQNHRERYMEPEKRRFSLVLYKPEAYMDQAGVTGDDMRRYYDDHISEYRHEQQVRARQILFRLKEDAAEEEIAKARSEAEKVLAEARKGKDFAELARKYSQDTATAKNGGDLGAFTRGQMLEPFSDAAFAMKKGEISDLVETPDGFHIIKVEEIIPEKTTSFEEARSGIEQAVKRQKAREAAYEKARKLLDQVYAKKDLAKSAEEQNMPVTGGDMWIAETDPLPGFQTPLADISRKLFELPEKDFSDIFDTPQGYLIAQVTGIQPPQVPSFDKVKQRVEKDCRAERARVLAQQKAAELLDAARKANSLETAASGLKLAVRKSDWFSRHAPDKDLRLLRGGAVDQVFRLEENQPFPDSSLEFGNRFLVCQLLGRRLPEGELEKVRADIVKRLTQQKQSMMWTAWLQEQRGKSKIVALKKL; translated from the coding sequence ATGCTCAACCTTTTCAGAGAACACTCAAAGTCCTGGATGATCAAGGCACTTCTCATCCTCGTGGCGATCGTGTTCGTGTGGTGGGGGGGAGCCACCTACCAGTCGAAAAGCGACACCGCGGTCGTGCAGATCGATGACGAGTTCATCAGCGAGCGCGATTACTATAACGTGTACGAAAAGATGGTCACGAGGTACCGCACTCAACTGGGCAAGGCCTGGTCTGAGAAACTGGTCGAGGAGATGAACCTCAAGGGCCAGGTGCTGGACATGCTCATCAATCGCTACCTGGTTTCCAAGGCGGCCCGCGAGCTCGGGCTTTCGGCGAGCACCGAGGAAGTCCGGCGCAGGATCCTCGAATACCCCGTTTTCCTGAATGACGGCCGGTTCGATCAGCTCACCTATGAAAGGGTCCTCCGTCAGGAGCGGTTGACACCTGAAGGTTTTGAGAAGGACATCGCTGAAAGCATCGCCTACGAGCGACTGCTCAACTTCATCAAGAGGCAGGTCGTGGTCACGGATGAGGAAGTGACGGCGGACTATCGAACGAACTACGGCCAGGTGCAGATCGCCTACGCCTTGTTCGATCCGAAGTCCTTCGAGGACAAGGTGACCGTCGATGAGCAGGGCGCGCAGGAGTACTTCCAGAACCACAGGGAACGTTACATGGAACCGGAGAAACGCCGGTTTTCGCTGGTGCTCTACAAACCCGAGGCCTACATGGACCAGGCCGGCGTCACCGGGGACGATATGCGCCGTTACTACGACGACCATATTTCGGAATATCGGCATGAGCAACAGGTGCGGGCGAGGCAAATCCTGTTCAGGCTTAAGGAGGATGCCGCCGAGGAGGAAATCGCCAAGGCCCGCTCCGAAGCTGAAAAGGTGCTTGCAGAGGCCAGGAAAGGAAAGGATTTTGCGGAGCTCGCCAGGAAGTATTCCCAGGACACGGCCACTGCAAAAAACGGGGGCGATTTGGGGGCCTTCACCCGCGGGCAGATGCTTGAGCCGTTCTCCGATGCGGCCTTCGCAATGAAGAAAGGGGAAATAAGCGATTTGGTGGAAACGCCGGACGGCTTTCACATCATCAAGGTCGAAGAGATCATTCCCGAAAAGACGACATCGTTTGAGGAGGCGAGAAGCGGCATCGAACAGGCGGTGAAGCGTCAGAAGGCCCGGGAGGCCGCCTACGAAAAGGCCAGGAAGCTGCTCGACCAGGTATACGCGAAAAAGGATCTGGCAAAATCGGCCGAGGAACAGAACATGCCCGTCACGGGAGGCGACATGTGGATAGCCGAAACGGATCCTCTGCCGGGGTTTCAGACCCCTCTGGCGGACATCAGCCGGAAGCTTTTCGAGCTTCCCGAGAAGGATTTCAGCGATATTTTCGACACCCCTCAGGGATACTTGATCGCGCAGGTGACGGGGATCCAACCCCCTCAGGTGCCGTCCTTCGACAAGGTGAAGCAAAGAGTTGAAAAAGATTGCCGGGCGGAACGGGCGCGAGTTCTGGCCCAGCAGAAAGCGGCGGAACTGCTGGACGCGGCGCGCAAGGCGAACAGCCTGGAGACGGCCGCAAGCGGCTTGAAGCTTGCCGTGAGGAAAAGCGATTGGTTTTCGCGGCACGCGCCGGACAAAGACTTGCGCCTGCTGCGCGGGGGGGCGGTCGATCAGGTGTTCCGGCTGGAGGAAAACCAGCCTTTTCCCGACAGTTCCCTTGAGTTCGGCAACCGTTTCCTGGTCTGCCAGTTGCTGGGGCGGAGACTTCCCGAGGGTGAATTGGAAAAGGTACGGGCCGATATCGTCAAGAGGCTGACCCAGCAGAAACAGAGCATGATGTGGACCGCGTGGCTGCAGGAGCAGCGGGGGAAGTCCAAAATAGTCGCACTCAAGAAGCTCTAG
- a CDS encoding glycosyltransferase family 39 protein encodes MSNERKTFLFGLIALTSISLALRLHDLDAESLFMDEARQISYYALSLRDIITYAATQVQPPLDYWIGHAVFLIDRSVFAARLPAALFGVGSVGLLAILLSRYCSWQVSLLTGLLMAILPFHLYFSQEARPYSIVMFLLLVVLWQLDNFMRDSSLRARHLLALPGACVLFLYSSGLSPLMVIVALFSVLGAPVLVSLVRPGRLAPERRKRSLAAMGTICIAIGLYLPIFFILVQTSRRYAPHLSKADPAIYLTHLLNFSFFPLWRAYVTQLEPIGLLLLPFVLAAIVLAIKRRGEPGFFLPKIVAATLPCAAVLHLFAYGANTESPFRPPYPMYILPLTLFLAACAWHELASRLQAVKIPGRRVLLASITVLMFVFVLHSTWAFKTMRRKADVNGIREYIAGVRHPGTVFFTGGLVGFGGWYPEFELGKSPHCPLEALPLVDDRRLLSEGEPVFLFFTFHEYFLTPFSKYPIVPIPGDKTPLPLERLRNSPVLSCAEYIGYEGVRLKNPSGRLAEDAFRIAEAILEQLPDNNALVDLRVATAKLGRALGRTDYEEHIRKSMAVLDPSERAVLTARLLRASPPMIAHPKESNQP; translated from the coding sequence ATGTCGAATGAGCGGAAGACTTTTCTGTTCGGACTCATTGCACTGACCTCGATCTCCCTGGCTCTCCGTCTGCACGATTTGGACGCCGAAAGTCTCTTCATGGACGAGGCGCGCCAGATATCCTATTATGCGCTCAGCCTGCGCGATATCATCACCTACGCCGCCACCCAGGTTCAACCGCCTCTCGACTACTGGATCGGCCACGCGGTGTTTCTCATCGACCGGAGCGTCTTCGCCGCGCGGCTGCCCGCCGCGTTGTTCGGGGTGGGTTCGGTCGGCCTGCTTGCGATACTGCTCTCAAGATACTGTTCCTGGCAAGTCAGCCTCCTGACCGGGCTCCTGATGGCCATACTGCCGTTTCACCTGTATTTCTCACAGGAAGCACGGCCCTACTCCATCGTGATGTTTCTTCTGCTCGTGGTCCTGTGGCAGTTGGATAATTTCATGCGGGATTCCTCGTTGAGGGCGCGACATTTGCTCGCGCTGCCGGGTGCCTGTGTCCTGTTCCTGTACTCCAGCGGGCTCTCGCCGCTGATGGTGATCGTGGCGCTGTTTTCGGTTCTCGGGGCACCGGTTCTCGTTTCACTGGTGCGCCCGGGCCGGCTCGCCCCGGAGCGCCGAAAACGCAGCCTTGCCGCCATGGGAACGATCTGCATCGCCATCGGCTTGTATTTGCCGATTTTTTTCATCCTGGTCCAGACATCCAGGCGATACGCCCCGCATCTTTCCAAGGCAGATCCGGCCATTTACCTGACGCATCTCTTGAACTTCTCGTTCTTTCCCTTGTGGAGGGCCTATGTGACGCAATTGGAACCCATCGGCCTTCTGCTTTTGCCTTTTGTCCTGGCGGCGATTGTCCTGGCGATCAAACGAAGAGGCGAGCCCGGATTCTTCCTGCCCAAAATCGTGGCCGCCACGCTCCCGTGTGCGGCCGTCCTGCATCTTTTCGCCTACGGCGCCAACACCGAGTCTCCGTTCCGACCTCCCTATCCCATGTACATCTTGCCCCTGACGCTGTTTCTTGCCGCCTGCGCATGGCATGAACTCGCGTCCCGACTTCAAGCCGTCAAGATACCGGGACGGCGCGTACTGCTTGCCTCCATCACGGTCCTGATGTTTGTGTTCGTCCTTCATTCCACATGGGCCTTCAAGACAATGCGGAGGAAAGCCGACGTCAACGGAATTCGAGAATACATCGCAGGCGTCCGCCACCCGGGCACCGTGTTCTTCACGGGGGGCCTGGTAGGGTTCGGCGGCTGGTACCCGGAATTCGAACTGGGCAAGTCCCCGCACTGTCCCCTGGAAGCGCTTCCGCTGGTCGATGATCGGCGCTTGCTCTCGGAGGGCGAACCGGTGTTCCTCTTCTTCACCTTTCACGAGTATTTCCTGACGCCGTTTTCGAAATACCCGATCGTTCCCATTCCCGGCGACAAAACACCGTTGCCCCTGGAAAGACTTAGGAACAGCCCGGTCCTCTCCTGCGCCGAATACATCGGCTACGAGGGCGTCCGGCTGAAGAACCCGTCCGGGCGACTTGCCGAGGATGCCTTCAGGATTGCGGAAGCCATCCTCGAGCAACTCCCGGACAACAACGCGCTGGTCGATCTGCGTGTGGCGACGGCCAAGCTTGGGCGCGCATTGGGGCGGACCGACTACGAGGAGCACATCCGGAAGTCCATGGCCGTCCTCGACCCCTCGGAACGGGCCGTTCTGACCGCCCGGCTCCTGCGGGCCTCCCCTCCCATGATCGCTCATCCGAAGGAAAGCAACCAACCATGA
- the holB gene encoding DNA polymerase III subunit delta': protein MSFKDIPGQERTKRLLKRMARAGTLPHAVLFSGMAGVGKLRVARELAKLVNCLEPRDDESCDRCISCRKIDEGHHPDLFVIRSEGTFIKLDRIRELRERVRFRPFEGRFRVVIIENAQHLHDESGNALLKVLEEPPRANLFLLTAIEPQMLLPTIVSRCSHLRLQPLEDEVIAGELAASLKIPEAQARELTRLSGGSLDRAQWLAREEHLSHWKEIVENLRKSERSGTADVLAMAGRWAQQKEDLEQDLECVKLWVRDLLLSRVIDGYRQAFEPDDPCAVCGGEVSPDSLLTLYDRVEESIGRLRGNANKQLVMESICLNIKDVLYGKGCWNPLP from the coding sequence ATGTCGTTCAAAGATATTCCCGGGCAGGAACGAACGAAGCGGCTGCTGAAGCGGATGGCGCGAGCCGGAACGCTTCCGCATGCGGTTCTGTTCAGCGGCATGGCGGGCGTGGGCAAGCTGCGGGTTGCCCGGGAGCTCGCCAAGCTGGTCAACTGTCTCGAACCCCGGGACGACGAGAGTTGCGATCGCTGCATTTCATGCCGAAAAATCGATGAAGGGCATCATCCGGACCTTTTTGTCATCCGGAGCGAGGGCACGTTCATCAAACTGGACCGGATCCGGGAATTGCGGGAGCGCGTTCGCTTCCGTCCCTTCGAAGGCAGATTTCGAGTCGTCATCATCGAGAATGCCCAACACCTCCATGACGAGTCCGGCAATGCCCTGCTCAAGGTGCTCGAGGAGCCGCCGCGCGCAAACCTTTTTCTCCTTACGGCCATTGAGCCCCAGATGCTCCTGCCGACAATCGTGTCGCGGTGCAGTCACTTGCGGCTGCAGCCGCTCGAAGACGAGGTGATCGCAGGGGAGCTGGCCGCTTCCCTGAAGATCCCCGAGGCGCAGGCACGGGAGCTGACCCGGCTGTCGGGAGGCAGTCTCGACAGGGCACAGTGGCTGGCACGGGAAGAACACCTGTCCCACTGGAAGGAGATTGTCGAGAATCTCCGGAAATCCGAGCGGAGCGGCACGGCCGACGTTCTCGCCATGGCGGGGCGATGGGCCCAACAGAAGGAAGACTTGGAGCAGGATCTGGAATGCGTTAAATTGTGGGTGCGGGATCTCCTGCTCTCCCGCGTGATCGACGGTTACAGGCAGGCTTTCGAGCCGGATGACCCGTGCGCCGTTTGCGGTGGGGAGGTTTCTCCCGACAGTCTGTTGACCCTTTACGACCGGGTCGAAGAGTCGATCGGTCGTTTGCGCGGGAACGCCAACAAGCAGCTCGTCATGGAAAGCATCTGCCTGAACATAAAGGATGTCTTATATGGAAAAGGTTGTTGGAATCCGCTTCCGTAA